The following coding sequences lie in one Liolophura sinensis isolate JHLJ2023 chromosome 4, CUHK_Ljap_v2, whole genome shotgun sequence genomic window:
- the LOC135464939 gene encoding activin receptor type-1-like isoform X1 — protein MATPRAEPVLVFFTVFVLIGYAWCKSNGTIVMIAKNLSAPFNCQNDYDDKPVCSTRVGCFASKVKHPDGRLEQRKGCIAENAFSYCIKPLNLSTAVVQCCEFNMCNVNLNPMLIKAEIPEVKKELSPKATLALVIVIPIIVVCIITPLLILYFRYKHRQRMEELSARESCLLDRDELRVTQVSDSSLKELFDESCTSGSGSGLPFLVQRTVARQVTLLECIGKGRYGEVWRGRYHDENVAVKIFSSRDEQSWARETEIYNTVLLRHDNILGYMASDMTSRNSCTQLWLITQYHEHGSLYDYLNVNILDHERMLMLAHSAAAGLVHLHMEIRGKEGKAAIAHRDLKSKNILVRKNHTCCIGDLGLAVILSPESNTIDMGSNNKVGTKRYMAPELLDETLDPTNFDAFKMVDVYAFGLCLWEIARRCMIGGIAEDYKIPFWDVVPSDPSFEDMKKIVVTDRQRPSIPNRWSSDPILQQMSKLIRECWKPHPAARLTALRIKKTLQKMITHLEFDEKKV, from the exons TTTTAATTGGCTATGCTTGGTGCAAGTCTAACGGGACCATTGTAATGATTGCTAAGAACCTCAGTGCCCCTTTTAACTGTCAGAATGACTATGACGACAAACCTGTCTGCTCTACCAGAGTTGGG TGTTTTGCCTCGAAAGTAAAACATCCTGATGGGCGATTAGAGCAGAGGAAAGGCTGCATTGCTGAAAACGCCTTCAGCTATTGTATTAAGCCCTTGAATCTGTCCACAGCTGTTGTGCAGTGCTGCGAGTTCAACATGtgcaacgtcaacctcaacccaaTGTTGATCAAAGCAG AGATACCAGAGGTGAAGAAGGAGTTGTCCCCGAAGGCCACCCTGGCTCTGGTCATCGTCATCCCTATCATAGTCGTGTGTATCATCACACCGCTCCTCATCCTCTACTTTCGCTACAAGCATCGGCAGAGGATGGAAGAGCTGTCGGCACGGGAGTCCTGCCTCCTGGACCGCGATGAACTGCGCGTGACACAAGTCAGCGACAGTAGTCTCAAG GAACTGTTTGATGAGTCTTGTACATCAGGCAGTGGGTCAGGACTTCCGTTTCTGGTACAGCGGACCGTGGCACGACAGGTCACCCTGTTAGAGTGTATAG gCAAAGGGCGATACGGGGAAGTGTGGAGGGGACGTTACCACGACGAGAATGTGGCTGTGAAGATTTTTTCTTCTCGTGATGAGCAGAGCTGGGCAAGAGAGACGGAGATTTACAACACAGTTCTGTTGAGACACGACAACATCCTGGGTTACATGGCGTCAGACATGACCAGCCGTAACTCATGTACGCAGCTCTGGCTCATCACGCAGTACCACGAACATGGCTCCCTCTATGACTATCTCAATGTCAATATTCTTGACCACGAGCGGATGCTGATGCTCGCACATTCAGCGGCCGCTGGGCTTGTCCATTTGCACATGGAGATTCGCGGTAAAGAAGGAAAAGCAGCCATCGCCCATCGCGATCTTAAGTCCAAAAATATTCTTGTTCGGAAAAACCACACATGTTGTATTGGTGATTTGGGTCTAGCTGTCATCCTTAGCCCAGAGTCAAATACTATTGACATGGGATCGAACAATAAAGTTGGAACAAAACGTTACATGGCGCCAGAACTTCTAGACGAAACACTAGACCCAACAAACTTTGATGCATTTAAAATGGTGGATGTGTATGCATTTGGGCTGTGCTTATGGGAAATAGCGAGGAGGTGTATGATTGGCG GTATTGCAGAAGATTACAAAATACCTTTTTGGGATGTCGTTCCAAGTGACCCTTCTTTTGAAGACATGAAGAAAATTGTTGTGACAGATCGACAGAGACCTAGCATACCCAATCGATGGTCTTCAGATCCA attCTTCAGCAGATGTCCAAGCTAATCCGTGAATGTTGGAAGCCACACCCAGCTGCAAGGCTCACGGCTCTCCGCATCAAAAAGACGCTCCAGAAAATGATAACGCACCTAGAGTTTGATGAAAAGAAAGTCTGA
- the LOC135464939 gene encoding activin receptor type-1-like isoform X2 produces the protein MIAKNLSAPFNCQNDYDDKPVCSTRVGCFASKVKHPDGRLEQRKGCIAENAFSYCIKPLNLSTAVVQCCEFNMCNVNLNPMLIKAEIPEVKKELSPKATLALVIVIPIIVVCIITPLLILYFRYKHRQRMEELSARESCLLDRDELRVTQVSDSSLKELFDESCTSGSGSGLPFLVQRTVARQVTLLECIGKGRYGEVWRGRYHDENVAVKIFSSRDEQSWARETEIYNTVLLRHDNILGYMASDMTSRNSCTQLWLITQYHEHGSLYDYLNVNILDHERMLMLAHSAAAGLVHLHMEIRGKEGKAAIAHRDLKSKNILVRKNHTCCIGDLGLAVILSPESNTIDMGSNNKVGTKRYMAPELLDETLDPTNFDAFKMVDVYAFGLCLWEIARRCMIGGIAEDYKIPFWDVVPSDPSFEDMKKIVVTDRQRPSIPNRWSSDPILQQMSKLIRECWKPHPAARLTALRIKKTLQKMITHLEFDEKKV, from the exons ATGATTGCTAAGAACCTCAGTGCCCCTTTTAACTGTCAGAATGACTATGACGACAAACCTGTCTGCTCTACCAGAGTTGGG TGTTTTGCCTCGAAAGTAAAACATCCTGATGGGCGATTAGAGCAGAGGAAAGGCTGCATTGCTGAAAACGCCTTCAGCTATTGTATTAAGCCCTTGAATCTGTCCACAGCTGTTGTGCAGTGCTGCGAGTTCAACATGtgcaacgtcaacctcaacccaaTGTTGATCAAAGCAG AGATACCAGAGGTGAAGAAGGAGTTGTCCCCGAAGGCCACCCTGGCTCTGGTCATCGTCATCCCTATCATAGTCGTGTGTATCATCACACCGCTCCTCATCCTCTACTTTCGCTACAAGCATCGGCAGAGGATGGAAGAGCTGTCGGCACGGGAGTCCTGCCTCCTGGACCGCGATGAACTGCGCGTGACACAAGTCAGCGACAGTAGTCTCAAG GAACTGTTTGATGAGTCTTGTACATCAGGCAGTGGGTCAGGACTTCCGTTTCTGGTACAGCGGACCGTGGCACGACAGGTCACCCTGTTAGAGTGTATAG gCAAAGGGCGATACGGGGAAGTGTGGAGGGGACGTTACCACGACGAGAATGTGGCTGTGAAGATTTTTTCTTCTCGTGATGAGCAGAGCTGGGCAAGAGAGACGGAGATTTACAACACAGTTCTGTTGAGACACGACAACATCCTGGGTTACATGGCGTCAGACATGACCAGCCGTAACTCATGTACGCAGCTCTGGCTCATCACGCAGTACCACGAACATGGCTCCCTCTATGACTATCTCAATGTCAATATTCTTGACCACGAGCGGATGCTGATGCTCGCACATTCAGCGGCCGCTGGGCTTGTCCATTTGCACATGGAGATTCGCGGTAAAGAAGGAAAAGCAGCCATCGCCCATCGCGATCTTAAGTCCAAAAATATTCTTGTTCGGAAAAACCACACATGTTGTATTGGTGATTTGGGTCTAGCTGTCATCCTTAGCCCAGAGTCAAATACTATTGACATGGGATCGAACAATAAAGTTGGAACAAAACGTTACATGGCGCCAGAACTTCTAGACGAAACACTAGACCCAACAAACTTTGATGCATTTAAAATGGTGGATGTGTATGCATTTGGGCTGTGCTTATGGGAAATAGCGAGGAGGTGTATGATTGGCG GTATTGCAGAAGATTACAAAATACCTTTTTGGGATGTCGTTCCAAGTGACCCTTCTTTTGAAGACATGAAGAAAATTGTTGTGACAGATCGACAGAGACCTAGCATACCCAATCGATGGTCTTCAGATCCA attCTTCAGCAGATGTCCAAGCTAATCCGTGAATGTTGGAAGCCACACCCAGCTGCAAGGCTCACGGCTCTCCGCATCAAAAAGACGCTCCAGAAAATGATAACGCACCTAGAGTTTGATGAAAAGAAAGTCTGA
- the LOC135464940 gene encoding UPAR/Ly6 domain-containing protein cold-like, whose protein sequence is MELIPFTVFFCGLLTLGSALQCYVCHSQPDNKDKCIKTTKQCTEDKDACSTKISWRQPPYWIPRAERIHMIDKDCTTRSDCEATRSMLGKTLRCKRYWYRDWDCVECCQGDLCNYYATLSGSLHKPSLILVAMTAFVIFLLHLR, encoded by the exons ATGGAACTCATCCCTTTTACTGTGTTTTTCTGCGGCCTGCTAACTCTAG GCAGTGCCCTGCAGTGTTATGTGTGCCATAGTCAACCAGATAACAAAGACAAGTGCATTAAGACAACCAAACAGTGTACCGAAGACAAAGATGCCTGCTCAACCAAGATATCTTGGAGAC AACCGCCATATTGGATCCCCAGAGCAGAGAGAATCCATATGATAGACAAAGACTGCACTACAAGGAGTGACTGTGAGGCAACGCGTTCTATGCTTGGCAAGACACTGCGATGCAAGCGCTACTGGTACAGGGACTGGGATTGTGTAGAATGCTGCCAGGGAGATCTGTGTAATTACTATGCGACT CTATCAGGAAGTTTACACAAGCCAAGCCTCATTCTTGTTGCCATGACAGCGTTTGTGATATTCCTCCTTCACCTGCGATAA